GCCCCCAACGTCCGCGGCCCGGGCTTCCGCTGGCTGAGCCCCGGCAGCGCGGTGGCGGTCCTGCTCTGGCTGCTGGCCTCCGGCGGCTTCGCCCTGTACGTCGCCAACTTCGCCTCGTACAACAAGACGTACGGCACCCTCGCGGGCGTAGTCGTCTTCCTGATCTGGCTCTGGCTGTCGAACCTGGCGATCCTGCTGGGCCTGGAATTCGACGCGGAACTCGCCCGCCAGCGGGCGATCTCGGGCGGCATGCCGCCGGAGGAGGAGCCGTACGTGGAACCCCGCGACACCCGCAAATGGCCCCGCCGCCGCAAGGCGCGCGCGGCGCGGAGGGCCTAGGTGCCGCCCGGACTTCGCCCGAACGGGCGCCCCTCGGAGGTTTGCGCCGTTGACGCAGGTGGAAACGTTCCTGCGGCCTAGCGCTGTGGTGGGGCGGGTGGGACTCGAACCCACGGCCGACGGATTATGAGTCCGCTGCTCTAACCGGCTGAGCTACCGCCCCTAACGGCGCGTCGCGCACATTTGTGCGCGCCGTCTGCCGCAGCATAGCCGCTCATACGATCTCCTGCTTCGGATGGTCGGCTTCGCTCGACCATGAGGACCGCAGGGCTGCCCGGATGGTTCCATCAGGCGCGGAACACATACGAAAAAGGACCCCCGAGAGGCATCTCAGGGGTCCTTCGTCACAGCTCTCCCGACTGGACTCGAACCAGTAACCTGCCGGTTAACAGCCGGCTGCTCTGCCAATTGAGCTACAGGAGACCGAGCTCCCCCGACTGGACTCGAACCAGTAACCTGCCGGTTAACAGCCGGCTGCTCTGCCAATTGAGCTACAGGGGATCGTCTCGTTGCATCGAACGCACCTACCTGGGAACTCTCCGGGCGGCGCGCGCTCGCTGCGACACATACATTAGCGCAAGCAGGGGGGTGCTCCGCCAATCGGTATCCCCCGGTGGATCAGCAGGCGAGCGACAGACGCGTGACAGACGTGCGACAGACGTGCGAAGCCGACGCAAGTGAAGGGTGGCAGCCATGCGGTACCGGCTCACATTCGTGGCGGGACTGGCCCTCGGGTACGTGCTCGGAACCCGGGCCGGACGCGAGCGCTATGAGCAGTTGAGGAAGTCCGCCCGCGAGATCTCGCAGAACCCGGCCGTGCGCAACACCGTCGAGTCCGCGACGCAGCAGGGACGCGAGGTGGCGGGCAAGGCCTTCCAGACCGTCTCCGAGCGGGTCGGGGACAAGATGCCCGACTCGGTCGCCGAGCGCGTCCGGTCCCTGCGTGAGAAGGGGCAGGGAGGCGCCCAGGACGACTGGGGCACCAGCAACACCTAGCGAAGCGGATCACGGAGAGCGAACAGGGGTACGGGACACCGGCCCCCGTGCGGCAGAATTCCAGGCATGGGGATAGTCGCAGGGTTGGACAGTTCGCCCGATTTCACGCGCATCGTGGTCTGTGACACGGACACGGGTGCCGTACTGAAGCAGGGGTACGCCCCGCATCCGCTGGAGAACACCGAGGGCGGCGGGCGGCCCTCCGACGTGGATCCACAGGCCTGGCTGCTCTCCCTCGGCGAAGCCGCCGGGGGCGGGCTGCTCGAAGGCGTGCAGGCCATCGGCGTGTCCGCCCAGCAGAACGCGCTCGTACCGCTCGACCAGCACGGCAACACCGTGCGGCCCGCGCTCGTCGGCAACGACCGGCGGGCGCAGGTGGCCGCCGTCGACCTCATCGACGGACTCGGCGGCCGCGAGGCCTGGGCGCAGTCCGTCGGATGCGTGCCGCAGGCCCCGATGCCCGTCACCAAGCTGCGCTGGCTGGCGAAGAACGAGCCCGAGGCGGCGCGGCGCACCGCCGCTCTGCTGCAGGCGCCGGACTGGCTCGTGTGGCAGCTCCTCGGCCGGCCCGCCCGGCGTACGACCGACCGCGGCGGGGCCTCGGGCACCGGGTACTGGTCGGCGGCGAGCGGAACGTACCGCCCGGATCTCGTCGAGATGGCCCTCGGGCACCAGGCGATACTGCCCGAGGTGATCGGTCCCGCCGAAGCCGCGGGGACGACGCCCGAGGGGCTCCTGATATCGGCCGGTACGGGCGAGACGATGGCCGCCGCCTTCGGGCTCGGCGTCCAGCGGGGCGACGCCGTGGTGTCGCTCGGCGCGTCGGGCTCCGTGATGGCCGTGCACCACGAGGCGCTCGTCGACGCGGCCGGCAACATCACCTCCCTCGCGGACGCCACCGGCATGCACCTGCCGGTCGTCCACACCTCGAACGCCGTCCGCGTACTGCGCGGCTCCGCCGAGATGCTCGGGGTCGCCGACCTGGAAGAGCTCTCCGCGCTCGCCATGAAGTCGACGCCCGGCGCCCACGGCCTGGTCCTCCTCCCTTATCTGGAGGGTGAGAAGACGCCGAACCTGCCGCACGCCGCGGGGACTCTGACCGGGCTGCGGCGCGAGTCCATGAAGCCCGAGCACCTGGCGCGCGCCGCCTTCGAGGGCATGCTGTGCGGGCTCGGCGACGCGCTCGACGTCCTGCGGGGGCGCGGAGTGGAGGTCCGGCGCGTGTTCCTGCTGGGCGCCGCCGCCGAGCTGCCCGCCGTACAGGCCGCGGCTCCCATGCTGTTCGGTACGCAGGTCGTGGTGCCGCAGCCCGCGGACTACGCGGCGATCGGTGCGGCGCGGCAGGCCGCGTGGGCGCTGACCGGGCAACTGCCGTACTGGCAGGGGGCCGCCGCGCAGGTCTTCGAGCCGGGCGAGGAGCTCGCGGTGGGACAGGCGGTGCGGCAGCAGTACGCGACGGTGCGGGAGCAGTCCCACCCCGGGGCCTTCGCCGTATAGCCCGGCCGCGGCTCTCGTGATTCTTGAGTGAGGCCAGTTCTTGACCCGGGCTGAAATTTGACCGGGTCATGGGTTAATCGGTTGCACGGTCATGGGCCCGGTGTCGGAGTATGGGGGCGGCCTTGCCCGCCGCCCCCGCCTCGCCGACGCCCGACGCCCGACATCCGACTCCTCGAGAGACCGAGCGTGCTCATACGACTCCTGCGGACATACCTGCGTCCGTACCAGAAACCCATCGTCCTGCTGGTGCTGCTGCAGTTCCTGCAGACCTGCGCCGCGCTCTACCTGCCCAGCCTGAACGCCGACATCATCGACAACGGTGTCGTCGTGGGCGACACCGGCTACATCCTCGGCTTCGGCGGCATCATGATCGCCGTCACCGTCGTGCAGATGGTCTGCAACATCGGCGCCGTCTTCTACGGCGCACGCACCGCCGCCGCCCTCGGCCGCGACGTGCGGGCCGCCGTCTTCGACCGGGTGCAGTCGTTCTCGGCGCGCGAACTGGGGCAGTTCGGTGCCCCGTCGCTGATCACGCGGACGACCAACGACGTCCAGCAGGTGCAGATGCTGGTCCTCATGTCGTTCACGCTGATGGTGACCGCGCCCATCATGTGCGTCGGCGGCATCGTCATGGCGCTCGGCCAGGACGTGCCGCTCTCCACCGTCCTGGTCGCCGTCGTGCCCGTACTCGGCATCAGCGTCAGCCTCATCGTGCGGCGGCTGCGGCCCCTGTTCCGCACCATGCAGGTGCGGCTCGACACCGTGAACCGCGTGCTGCGCGAGCAGATCACCGGCAACCGCGTCATCCGCGCCTTCGTCCGTGACGACTTCGAGAAGGAGCGGTTCCGGAAGGCCAACGCCGACCTGACCGAGGTCTCCCTCGGCACCGGCAAGCTGCTCGCGCTGATGTTCCCGATCGTCATGACCGTCGTGAACATCTCGTCCATCGCGGTGGTCTGGTTCGGCGCGCACCGCATCGACAGCGGCGGCATGCAGATCGGCGCGCTCACCGCGTTCCTCGCCTATCTGATGCAGATCGTGATGTCCGTGATGATGGCCACCTTCATGTTCATGATGGTGCCGCGCGCGGAGGTCTGCGCCGAGCGCATCGAGGAGGTCCTGGACACCGAGAGCAGCGTGGTGCCCCCGGCCGCCCCGGTGCACGAACTGCGCAGCCACGGTCATCTGGAGATACGGGACGTCGGCTTCCGCTACCCCGGCGCCGAGGAGCCCGTCCTCAAATCCGTCCACGTGGTCGCGCGGCCCGGCGAGACGACCGCCGTGATCGGGTCGACCGGCAGCGGCAAGTCGACGCTGCTGAGCCTCGTACCGCGACTGATCGACGCGACGGAGGGCGAGGTCCTGGTCGGCGGCGTGGACGTGGCCACCATCGAGCCCGCGCTGCTCGCGAAGACGGTCGGCCTCGTGCCGCAGAAGCCGTATCTGTTCGCCGGGACCGTCGCGTCCAACCTGCGCTACGGAAACCCGGACGCCACCGACGACGAGCTCTGGCACGCGCTGGAGGTCGCGCAGGCCAAGGAGTTCGTCGAGGGGCTGGAGGAAGGGCTCGACGCACCCGTCTCGCAGGGCGGAACCAACGTCTCCGGTGGTCAGCGGCAGCGTCTGTCCATCGCGCGCACGCTCGTGCAGCGCCCGGAGATCTACCTCTTCGACGACTCGTTCTCCGCGCTCGACTACGCCACCGACGCCGCGCTGCGCTCCGCGCTCGGCCGGGAGACCGCGGAGGCGACCGTCGTCATCGTCGCCCAGCGCGTGTCGACGATCCGGGACGCCGACCGCATCGTGGTCCTCGACGAGGGCCGCGTCGTGGGCACTGGACGCCACAACGAGCTGATGGAGAGCAACGAGACCTACCGGGAGATCGTGCTCTCCCAGCTGACGGAAGCGGAGGCCGCGTAATGCCCCCTGGTGGCATCGGTGGACCCATGCCGGGTCCCGACTCCCGTTCGATGGACTTCAAGGGCTCGGGCAAGCGGCTGCTCGGGCACTTCCGGCCCGAGCGCGCCACGATGTACGCGATGCTCGTCGCCGGGGTCCTGAGCGTCGCCCTGTCCGTGGTCGGCCCCAAGATCCTCGGGCGCGCGACCGATCTGCTCTTCGCGGGCATCGTCGGCCGTGACATGCCCGAAGGCGTGACGAAGGAACAGGCCCTCGACCGGTTGCGCGACAAGGGCGACGGCGGCATGGCCGACATGCTCTCCGGCGTCGACTTCACGCCCGGCAAGGGCATCGACTTCGGCGCGGTCGGCGAGGTCCTGCTGCTCGCGCTCGGCACGTTCCTGGTGGCGGGCCTGCTGATGGCGGTGGCGACGCGTCTTTCGAACCGCGCCATCAACCGGACCGTCTTCCGGATGCGTGGCGACGTACAGGCGAAGCTTTCGCGGCTCCCGCTGTCGTACTTCGACAAGCGGCAGCGCGGCGAGGTGCTGAGCCGCGCCACGAACGATCTGGACAACCTCAACCAGACACTGCAGCAGACGATGGGCCAGCTCATCAACTCGCTGCTGACCATCATCGGCGTCCTGGTGATGATGTTCTGGGTGTCGCCGCTGCTCGCGCTGGTGGCTCTCGTGACGGTGCCGCTGTCGTTCTTCGTGGCGACGAAGGTCGGCAAGCGGTCGCAGCCGCAGTTCGTGCAGCAGTGGAAGACGACGGGCGCGCTCAACGCCCACGTGGAGGAGATGTACACCGGGCACACCCTGGTGAAGGTCTTCGGGCGCCAGGAGCAGTCGGCGAAGGCGTTCGCCGAGCAGAACGAGCAGCTGTACGAGGCGTCGTTCAAGGCGCAGTTCAACAGCGGTGTCATGCAGCCGTTGATGTTCTTCATCTCCAACCTGAACTACGTCCTGGTGGCCGTGGTGGGCGGGCTGCGGGTCGCCTCGGGGTCGCTGTCCATCGGTGACGTGCAGGCCTTCATCCAGTACTCGCGGCAGTTCTCGATGCCCCTGACACAGGTCGCCTCGATGGCGAATCTGGTGCAGTCGGGTGTCGCGTCCGCCGAGCGGATCTTCGAGGTCCTCGACGCGGAGGAGCAGGAGGCCGACCCGGTGCCCGGCGAGCGGCCCGAGAAGCCGCGCGGGCGCGTGGAGATGGCGCACGTCTCGTTCCGCTACGACAAGGACAAGCCGCTCATCGAGGACCTGTCGCTGGCCGTCGAGCCGGGCCACACCGTCGCCATCGTCGGGCCCACCGGCGCGGGCAAGACGACGCTGGTCAACCTGCTGATGCGGTTCTACGAGGTGACGGGCGGGCGGATCGCCCTGGACGGGGTCGACATCGCGGCGATGTCGCGCGACGAGCTGCGGTCCGGGATCGGCATGGTGCTCCAGGACACCTGGCTGTTCGGCGGCACCATCGCGGAGAACATCGCGTACGGCGCGCCGAAGGACGTCACGCGCGAGGAGATCGAGGAAGCGGCGCGCGCCGCCCACGCCGACCGCTTCGTACGTACGCTCCCCGACGGGTACGACACCGTCATCGACGACGACGGCACGGGTGTCAGCGCGGGCGAGAAGCAGCTCATCACCATCGCGCGGGCGTTCCTGTCCAACCCGGTGATCCTGGTCCTCGACGAGGCGACGAGCTCCGTCGACACCCGTACGGAGGTGCTCATCCAGAAGGCGATGGCGCGTCTCGCGCACGGGCGGACGTCGTTCGTCATCGCGCACCGGCTCTCCACGATCCGGGACGCGGACACGATTCTGGTGATGGAGAACGGGTCGATCGTCGAGCAGGGTTCGCACGACGACCTGCTGACGGCGGACGGGGCCTACGCGCGGTTGTACGCGGCCCAGTTCGCACAGGCCGTGGCCGAGGTGGACTAGGGCCTGTGTCGGACTTCAGTCCAGGTAGCCCCTGAGCTGGTCCGCGAAGGCGTGGTCCCGCAGCTTGTTGAGGGTCTTGGACTCGATCTGGCGGATGCGTTCGCGCGTCACGCCGAAGATCCGGCCGATCTCCTCCAGGGTGCGGGGCCTGCCGTCCGCGAGGCCGTAACGCAGCTGGACGACTTTGCGTTCGCGTTCGCCGAGCGTCGACAGGACGGCTTCCAGGTGCTCGCGGAGCAGCAGGAACGCCGCGGACTCCACGGGACTCGTGGCGTCGCCGTCCTCGATGAGGTCGCCGAGCGCGACGTCGTCCTCCTCGCCGACGGGCGCGTGCAGCGACACGGGTTCCTGGGCCAGGCGCAGGACTTCGCTGACACGCTCGTGCGGGAGGTCCAGGTGGGCGGCGACCTCTTCGGGCGTCGGCTCGTACCCCCGCTCCTGGAGCATGCGGCGCTGGACGCGTACGACCCGGTTGATGAGCTCCACGACATGCACGGGGACACGGATCGTGCGGGCCTGGTCCGCGAGGGCGCGGGACATGGCCTGGCGGATCCACCAGGTCGCGTACGTCGAGAACTTGTAGCCCCGGGCGTAGTCGAACTTCTCGACCGCCCTGATCAGGCCGAGGTTGCCCTCCTGTACGAGGTCGAGCATGGTGAGCCCGCGCCCCACGTACCGCTTGGCGACGGAGACGACCAGGCGGAGGTTGGCCTCGATGAGGCGGCGCTTGGCCATCCGGCCCATGACGACCAGCTTGTCGAGGTCCAGGGCGAGTTGGGAGTCCAGGTCGGGGGTGTTGCTCAGCTTCTCCTCCGCGAAGAGGCCGGCCTCCACGGCGCGGGCGAGTTCCACCTCCTCCGCGGCGGTGAGCAGCGGGATCCGCCCGATCTCGCGCAGGTACTGGCGGAACAGGTCGGAGGACGGGCCGCCGGTGTCGGCGCGGCTGCGGGGGGCG
The sequence above is a segment of the Streptomyces sp. Je 1-369 genome. Coding sequences within it:
- a CDS encoding sigma-70 family RNA polymerase sigma factor — its product is MPESSERGRPADSGSDTPAVPQFVIGTDSGEAVVPLPLPHASDAITLEVAPVQTQTLTQTDTAPRADADTDVLESVPPQSRATRHPEASAARDDAQEAPDVPETPDAPEALAPETIELPAPRSRADTGGPSSDLFRQYLREIGRIPLLTAAEEVELARAVEAGLFAEEKLSNTPDLDSQLALDLDKLVVMGRMAKRRLIEANLRLVVSVAKRYVGRGLTMLDLVQEGNLGLIRAVEKFDYARGYKFSTYATWWIRQAMSRALADQARTIRVPVHVVELINRVVRVQRRMLQERGYEPTPEEVAAHLDLPHERVSEVLRLAQEPVSLHAPVGEEDDVALGDLIEDGDATSPVESAAFLLLREHLEAVLSTLGERERKVVQLRYGLADGRPRTLEEIGRIFGVTRERIRQIESKTLNKLRDHAFADQLRGYLD
- a CDS encoding YtxH domain-containing protein is translated as MRYRLTFVAGLALGYVLGTRAGRERYEQLRKSAREISQNPAVRNTVESATQQGREVAGKAFQTVSERVGDKMPDSVAERVRSLREKGQGGAQDDWGTSNT
- a CDS encoding xylulokinase translates to MGIVAGLDSSPDFTRIVVCDTDTGAVLKQGYAPHPLENTEGGGRPSDVDPQAWLLSLGEAAGGGLLEGVQAIGVSAQQNALVPLDQHGNTVRPALVGNDRRAQVAAVDLIDGLGGREAWAQSVGCVPQAPMPVTKLRWLAKNEPEAARRTAALLQAPDWLVWQLLGRPARRTTDRGGASGTGYWSAASGTYRPDLVEMALGHQAILPEVIGPAEAAGTTPEGLLISAGTGETMAAAFGLGVQRGDAVVSLGASGSVMAVHHEALVDAAGNITSLADATGMHLPVVHTSNAVRVLRGSAEMLGVADLEELSALAMKSTPGAHGLVLLPYLEGEKTPNLPHAAGTLTGLRRESMKPEHLARAAFEGMLCGLGDALDVLRGRGVEVRRVFLLGAAAELPAVQAAAPMLFGTQVVVPQPADYAAIGAARQAAWALTGQLPYWQGAAAQVFEPGEELAVGQAVRQQYATVREQSHPGAFAV
- a CDS encoding ABC transporter ATP-binding protein; translated protein: MLIRLLRTYLRPYQKPIVLLVLLQFLQTCAALYLPSLNADIIDNGVVVGDTGYILGFGGIMIAVTVVQMVCNIGAVFYGARTAAALGRDVRAAVFDRVQSFSARELGQFGAPSLITRTTNDVQQVQMLVLMSFTLMVTAPIMCVGGIVMALGQDVPLSTVLVAVVPVLGISVSLIVRRLRPLFRTMQVRLDTVNRVLREQITGNRVIRAFVRDDFEKERFRKANADLTEVSLGTGKLLALMFPIVMTVVNISSIAVVWFGAHRIDSGGMQIGALTAFLAYLMQIVMSVMMATFMFMMVPRAEVCAERIEEVLDTESSVVPPAAPVHELRSHGHLEIRDVGFRYPGAEEPVLKSVHVVARPGETTAVIGSTGSGKSTLLSLVPRLIDATEGEVLVGGVDVATIEPALLAKTVGLVPQKPYLFAGTVASNLRYGNPDATDDELWHALEVAQAKEFVEGLEEGLDAPVSQGGTNVSGGQRQRLSIARTLVQRPEIYLFDDSFSALDYATDAALRSALGRETAEATVVIVAQRVSTIRDADRIVVLDEGRVVGTGRHNELMESNETYREIVLSQLTEAEAA
- a CDS encoding ABC transporter ATP-binding protein; translation: MPGPDSRSMDFKGSGKRLLGHFRPERATMYAMLVAGVLSVALSVVGPKILGRATDLLFAGIVGRDMPEGVTKEQALDRLRDKGDGGMADMLSGVDFTPGKGIDFGAVGEVLLLALGTFLVAGLLMAVATRLSNRAINRTVFRMRGDVQAKLSRLPLSYFDKRQRGEVLSRATNDLDNLNQTLQQTMGQLINSLLTIIGVLVMMFWVSPLLALVALVTVPLSFFVATKVGKRSQPQFVQQWKTTGALNAHVEEMYTGHTLVKVFGRQEQSAKAFAEQNEQLYEASFKAQFNSGVMQPLMFFISNLNYVLVAVVGGLRVASGSLSIGDVQAFIQYSRQFSMPLTQVASMANLVQSGVASAERIFEVLDAEEQEADPVPGERPEKPRGRVEMAHVSFRYDKDKPLIEDLSLAVEPGHTVAIVGPTGAGKTTLVNLLMRFYEVTGGRIALDGVDIAAMSRDELRSGIGMVLQDTWLFGGTIAENIAYGAPKDVTREEIEEAARAAHADRFVRTLPDGYDTVIDDDGTGVSAGEKQLITIARAFLSNPVILVLDEATSSVDTRTEVLIQKAMARLAHGRTSFVIAHRLSTIRDADTILVMENGSIVEQGSHDDLLTADGAYARLYAAQFAQAVAEVD